One part of the Xiphophorus maculatus strain JP 163 A chromosome 1, X_maculatus-5.0-male, whole genome shotgun sequence genome encodes these proteins:
- the LOC102224561 gene encoding trypsin-3-like: MSPQQIAAVLFILSSKVYSQALDSRIIGGQEVQPYSIKYQASLQTEKGEHYCGGTLVDKEWVVSAAHCWRPSHLMIVVLSEHSLRETEGFEQIFGVSKIYVHNYNYKTFNNDIMIIKLDRPAMLNAYVQPVKLPGENIPQLRGDVCTVSGWGVTQPYSYVLSPVLRAVDVKEISMCSWYYWGRITENMICAGSPYGGKDSCQGDSGGPLVCNGNFEGIVSWGISCANPYYPGVYTKVRNYVPWINYIMNSD, from the exons ATGTCTCCTCAACAAATTGCAGCAGTGCTGTTTATTCTGTCTTCAAAAGTATACTCAC AAGCCCTTGATTCGAGGATCATCGGGGGTCAGGAGGTCCAACCGTACTCGATCAAATACCAGGCCTCCCTGCAGACTGAGAAAGGGGAGCACTATTGTGGAGGAACACTGGTGGACAAAGAGTGGGTGGTGTCTGCTGCCCACTGCTGGAGACC GAGCCACTTGATGATTGTGGTGTTGAGTGAACACAGCCTGCGTGAAACGGAGGGATTTGAACAGATCTTCGGTGTCTCAAAAATATATGTGCACAACTACAACTACAAGACATTCAACAATGACATCATGATTATTAAG CTAGATAGGCCAGCAATGCTGAACGCCTACGTCCAGCCAGTGAAGCTGCCTGGTGAAAATATCCCCCAATTAAGAGGGGATGTTTGCACTGTGAGTGGGTGGGGTGTCACACAGCCTTATAGTTACGTGCTGTCTCCGGTGCTCCGAGCTGTGGACGTGAAAGAAATATCGATGTGCTCCTGGTACTACTGGGGCAGGATCACTGAGAACATGATATGTGCTGGATCTCCATATGGTGGCAAAGATTCCTGCCAG GGAGACTCCGGCGGTCCACTTGTCTGCAATGGCAACTTTGAGGGGATTGTCTCCTGGGGTATCAGTTGTGCAAATCCATACTACCCCGGTGTCTACACCAAAGTGAGGAACTATGTGCCATGGATCAACTATATCATGAATTCTGATTAA
- the LOC102224820 gene encoding trypsin-3-like, protein MNVASLLLCILLKVLAVHCQGFAQERIVGGYAPVPHSIRYIVSLQTTNRQHFCGGFLINRFWVVTAAHCNIGVSKMVVVAGDYSLSIYEGTEQEVFPDFLVTHPEYNRTTNNSDIMLIKLRAPINLNNYVSIVLLPRQDASIAEGEMCRVSGWGYTSPTGGQLPATLRTVTLPIVSTEKCNSTESFNGRITDRMLCAGYNIGGKDACQGDSGGPLVCNGRAYGVVSWGKGCADAEFPGVYTAVSKFRRWIDNTIFSYYSRCKKN, encoded by the exons ATGAACGTGGCATCTTTATTGCTCTGTATATTGCTGAAAGTCCTGGCTGTCCACT GTCAGGGCTTTGCACAGGAACGCATAGTGGGAGGCTATGCGCCGGTTCCTCATTCCATCAGGTACATTGTATCATTACAGACGACGAACCGCCAGCACTTCTGCGGGGGCTTCCTGATTAACAGATTCTGGGTAGTCACAGCAGCACACTGTAACATTGG GGTAAGCAAAATGGTGGTAGTAGCAGGAGACTACTCTTTGTCCATTTATGAAGGCACAGAGCAGGAAGTGTTTCCCGACTTTTTGGTGACCCACCCTGAGTACAATAGGACGACAAACAACAGTGACATCATGCTCATTAAG CTAAGGGCACCCATCAACCTGAACAACTACGTGTCCATTGTTCTGCTGCCCAGGCAAGATGCCTCCATAGCGGAGGGCGAAATGTGTCGAGTGTCGGGTTGGGGATACACCAGCCCCACTGGGGGCCAGCTTCCAGCCACCCTTCGGACTGTCACACTTCCTATTGTGTCTACAGAGAAATGTAACAGCACTGAGTCGTTTAATGGCCGCATCACTGACAGAATGCTTTGTGCCGGCTACAACATTGGTGGTAAAGACGCCTGTCAG GGAGACTCAGGTGGCCCACTTGTCTGTAACGGGCGGGCCTATGGAGTGGTGTCGTGGGGAAAAGGATGTGCTGACGCTGAATTTCCTGGAGTCTACACTGCCGTGTCCAAGTTCCGCCGCTGGATAGACAACACCATATTTAGCTACTACAGCAGATGTAAGAAGAATTAG